AGCTTCAGGAATATACATCCGCACAGGAGTCGGAGCATGCGCTGGAGGAGCTGGCCGATCTCCTCGAGGTCATACGCGCGCTGTCTGAGGTACATGGCTCCACCTGGGAGCAGCTCGACGCGTTAAGACAACGAAAGGCGGACGCCCGTGGCGGCTTCCGGGACCGGGTGTACCTTATTGATGTCGAAGACCGCGCTTAACATTAAGCTCATCACCGAGAATCTGGCCGATGAGCTCATCAGCGGCATGCAGCATGCCTCCGGCATCTACATCATGACCTCGTTCGTCATGCAGTCGG
Above is a genomic segment from Paenibacillus sp. YYML68 containing:
- a CDS encoding nucleoside triphosphate pyrophosphohydrolase translates to MPVYNKLVRDRIPEVIEASGKQCRTRLLEEAEYKRELIAKLHEELQEYTSAQESEHALEELADLLEVIRALSEVHGSTWEQLDALRQRKADARGGFRDRVYLIDVEDRA